The Dioscorea cayenensis subsp. rotundata cultivar TDr96_F1 chromosome 19, TDr96_F1_v2_PseudoChromosome.rev07_lg8_w22 25.fasta, whole genome shotgun sequence genome includes a window with the following:
- the LOC120249662 gene encoding probable polyol transporter 4, giving the protein MMSDVGRLKMARRKDSRKYAFACATFASLNSVLLGYDVGVMSGAILFIQKDLHINEVQQEVLVGCLSVVSLLGSLVGGRTSDVIGRKWTMGLAAIVFQTGAAVMVFAPSFAILMLGRLLTGIGIGFGLMIAAVYIAEISPAAARGTLTSFLEISINIGILLGYVSNYAFSSLSYHINWRIMLGVGIIPSVFIAFALFVIPESPRWLIMKNRVDEARSVLLKINGDEAEANKKLAEIEEAAGVLNAENNNENKEVWWEILRPSPSLRRMLIAGCGIQFFQQITGIDATVYYSPTIFKDAGIKSYKELLAATVGVGFTKTMFILVAILLVDKVGRKPLLYVSTIGMTTCLFILGLSLTLMHGSGLISPKVGIGIAILAVCGNVAFFSVGIGPMCWVLSSEIYPLRYRAQASALGAVGSRVSSGLISMSFLSLSHAITVGGTFFIFSAISAISVVFVYCCVPETKGKSLEEIQMLFQKEREVQRGEVELSNAEHLVQNK; this is encoded by the coding sequence ATGTGGGTGTTATGAGTGGAGCTATCCTTTTCATTCAGAAAGATCTACACATAAATGAAGTACAGCAAGAAGTGCTGGTTGGATGCTTGAGCGTTGTTTCGCTTTTAGGTAGTCTAGTTGGCGGTAGAACATCCGATGTCATTGGTAGGAAATGGACTATGGGTCTTGCTGCAATTGTCTTTCAGACTGGTGCTGCCGTCATGGTTTTTGCCCCTTCTTTCGCAATACTGATGTTAGGCAGGCTTTTAACTGGAATTGGGATTGGTTTCGGCCTCATGATAGCAGCGGTTTACATCGCAGAGATATCCCCAGCTGCTGCTAGAGGAACTCTTACCTCATTCCTTGAAATCTCCATAAACATTGGCATCCTTCTTGGTTATGTCTCAAACTATGCCTTCTCTAGCCTTTCATACCATATAAATTGGAGAATTATGCTCGGTGTTGGCATCATCCCTTCAGTGTTCATTGCCTTTGCATTGTTTGTGATACCGGAATCACCAAGATGGTTAATAATGAAGAACAGAGTAGATGAAGCTAGATCAGTGCTTTTAAAGATTAATGGAGATGAGGCTGAGGCTAATAAGAAGCTAGCTGAGATCGAGGAAGCTGCTGGAGTTTTAAATgcagaaaataataatgaaaacaaagaagtaTGGTGGGAAATCTTGagaccttctccttctttgcgCAGAATGCTAATAGCAGGTTGTGGCATACAATTCTTCCAGCAAATCACAGGGATAGATGCCACAGTGTACTATAGTCCTACTATATTTAAAGATGCGGGAATCAAGTCCTATAAAGAACTCCTTGCTGCAACTGTTGGTGTTGGCTTCACAAAGACAATGTTCATCTTGGTAGCAATACTTCTGGTCGATAAAGTTGGAAGAAAACCGCTGCTTTATGTGAGCACAATTGGGATGACTACATGTTTGTTCATTTTAGGCTTATCTCTGACTTTGATGCATGGGTCAGGATTGATTTCACCAAAGGTGGGGATTGGAATTGCAATTCTAGCAGTTTGTGGCAATGTAGCATTCTTTTCTGTTGGCATTGGTCCGATGTGTTGGGTTCTGAGTTCGGAGATTTATCCACTCAGATATCGAGCTCAGGCGTCGGCATTAGGAGCAGTTGGAAGTAGAGTGAGTAGTGGCCTCATTTCTATGTCATTCCTCTCTTTATCACACGCCATAACTGTTGGTGGCACGTTCTTCATCTTTTCTGCAATTTCTGCTATATCTGTTGTGTTTGTGTATTGTTGTGTTCCTGAAACAAAAGGGAAGTCTTTAGAGGAAATTCAGATGCTGTtccaaaaagagagagaagtgCAGAGAGGTGAAGTTGAGCTTTCAAATGCCGAGCATTTGGTGCAGAACAAGTAG